The proteins below are encoded in one region of Aulosira sp. FACHB-615:
- a CDS encoding MlaD family protein has product MREFITNRFTSRRTLREGSVGLLLLLGLGSFGAIVLWLNGVSAGRSSYKFIVEFANAGGMQKGASVRYRGVKVGKISDIRPKPNAIDVEIEIVPADLIIPSDVKVDANQSGLISESIVDITPRTSLAANVKAKPLEKGCDQSLIICNGSRLKGQIGISVDDLIRSSTELATLYNDPKFYQRVNRLLESSAAAATSVAALSQDARGLTKGFQGQLNTFSATANSVQRATNELTASTTKTANQLSVTASQFGATAKEFASTATTANRLLTNLNDLVTTNRSSLVGALNNITETSNQLRATVAILSPSLNRLTQGEVIKNLETLSANAAQASANLRDATKTLNDPKNVLLLQQTLDSARVTFENTQKITSDLDELTGDPKFRDNLRQLVNGLSGLVSSTQEMQQQIQFATTLDAMKLAAIKQNIVFPTAVASEPSTLINSTNPVIKTLEKEPQTTTLETLNTSQEKLLQQLREHSKQQEPK; this is encoded by the coding sequence ATGCGAGAATTTATCACAAACCGTTTCACATCTAGACGAACGCTAAGAGAAGGTTCAGTCGGGTTATTGCTCTTGCTGGGGCTGGGTTCCTTTGGGGCGATCGTTCTGTGGTTGAATGGAGTGAGTGCAGGACGTAGCTCGTATAAGTTCATTGTCGAATTTGCCAACGCTGGCGGAATGCAAAAAGGCGCATCCGTCCGTTATCGTGGCGTGAAAGTCGGCAAAATTTCCGACATCCGCCCCAAACCAAACGCAATTGATGTAGAAATAGAAATTGTTCCCGCAGACTTGATTATTCCCAGTGATGTTAAAGTTGATGCTAACCAAAGTGGCTTGATTAGTGAAAGTATTGTCGATATTACACCCAGAACATCACTAGCTGCTAATGTCAAAGCCAAACCTTTAGAGAAAGGCTGTGACCAAAGTTTGATTATTTGTAATGGTTCTCGCTTAAAAGGTCAAATTGGTATTAGTGTTGATGACCTGATTCGCAGTAGCACAGAGTTAGCTACTTTGTACAACGATCCAAAATTTTATCAAAGAGTTAACCGACTTTTAGAAAGTTCCGCCGCCGCCGCCACCAGTGTCGCCGCCCTCAGTCAAGATGCTAGAGGTTTAACAAAAGGCTTTCAAGGACAGCTAAATACATTTAGTGCAACCGCCAATTCTGTACAACGCGCCACAAATGAACTCACTGCATCTACCACTAAAACAGCTAATCAATTAAGCGTAACTGCTAGTCAGTTTGGTGCAACCGCCAAAGAATTTGCTTCAACCGCTACGACAGCCAATCGTTTGCTAACTAACTTGAATGATTTGGTCACTACTAATCGTTCATCCTTAGTCGGTGCTTTGAATAATATTACCGAAACTAGCAATCAATTACGCGCTACAGTCGCTATTTTATCACCATCATTAAATCGCCTAACCCAAGGCGAAGTAATCAAAAATTTAGAAACACTGTCAGCTAATGCCGCCCAAGCTTCTGCTAATTTACGAGATGCCACAAAAACTTTAAATGACCCCAAGAATGTCTTATTACTACAACAAACATTAGATTCAGCCAGAGTCACTTTTGAAAATACCCAAAAAATCACCTCTGATTTAGATGAATTAACAGGTGATCCCAAATTTAGAGATAATCTCCGGCAATTAGTTAATGGTTTGAGTGGTTTAGTTTCTTCTACACAAGAAATGCAGCAACAAATTCAGTTTGCCACAACTTTAGATGCGATGAAACTAGCAGCAATTAAACAAAATATAGTATTTCCCACAGCAGTGGCATCTGAACCATCAACC
- a CDS encoding ABC transporter ATP-binding protein, with the protein MTEPLIELKGVSKSFGNNKVLDNVDLTIYRGEALGIIGPSGTGKSTILRVIAGLTNPDEGEIYVQGVRREGLIEDGADPIGIGMVFQQAALFDSLNVDENVGFLLYQNSKLPRSQIQELVKEKLDMVGLPGIGHLYPSELSGGMRKRVSFARAIMSNPENPKEGPEVLLYDEPTAGLDPIASTVIEDLIRDLQSMHGVCSTYAIVTHQDSTIRRTADRLVFLYQGRVQWQGKVSEMDSTDHPLIRQFMSGSVQGPIQVVG; encoded by the coding sequence ATGACTGAACCACTAATTGAACTGAAAGGCGTGTCTAAGTCCTTTGGTAACAATAAGGTTTTAGATAATGTGGACTTGACAATTTACCGAGGCGAAGCACTGGGAATTATCGGCCCCTCCGGGACTGGGAAATCAACCATTTTGCGAGTGATAGCCGGACTAACTAACCCGGATGAGGGGGAAATTTATGTCCAAGGAGTCCGGCGCGAAGGGTTGATAGAAGATGGTGCTGACCCCATTGGTATTGGGATGGTATTTCAGCAAGCAGCGTTATTTGATTCTTTGAATGTAGATGAGAATGTCGGATTTTTACTGTATCAAAATTCCAAGTTACCGCGATCGCAAATTCAAGAACTAGTCAAAGAAAAATTAGACATGGTAGGTTTACCGGGAATAGGTCATCTCTACCCTTCGGAACTTTCTGGTGGGATGCGGAAACGAGTCAGTTTTGCCCGTGCAATTATGTCCAACCCCGAAAACCCCAAAGAAGGGCCAGAAGTTTTACTTTACGATGAACCCACAGCCGGACTAGACCCCATTGCTTCAACAGTCATTGAAGACTTGATTCGTGATTTACAAAGTATGCACGGAGTTTGCAGTACTTATGCCATTGTTACCCACCAAGATAGTACGATTCGCCGGACAGCTGATAGACTAGTGTTTCTCTACCAAGGTAGAGTGCAGTGGCAGGGTAAAGTGAGTGAGATGGATAGCACCGACCACCCATTAATTAGACAATTTATGAGTGGGAGTGTGCAAGGGCCGATACAAGTTGTTGGTTAG
- a CDS encoding NAD(P)/FAD-dependent oxidoreductase, whose protein sequence is MNSSLLTQHSALSTQHSKNDVIVIGSGIGGLCAAALLARYGKRVIVCESHTIAGGAAHSFKRRGFEFDSGPSFYCGLSGTHSLNPVKQILDVLGESLQVIPYDPLGHYHFPEASIAIYSNFQRLHQELQTITPQGAAELQNFVTRLLGLYEGMKDIPTLALRADWQVIFVLLNYVRSLGKMLPYLPLVQSSAGTVMDATVKDPWVRRLIDVECFLLSGLKAHGTIAPEVAFMLGERGRGVEYPVGGSAAIVNALVRGLERWGGKLRLGCHVEQILIESGKAVGVRLKNGEILSAPIVISNATIWDTYNQLLRPEDLPTAYRQTALNTPAVDSFIHLHLGIRGDGLENLTGHHVVVHDSDQDITTPGNTCMISIPSVWDATLAPEGHHVVHAYTLEPFAGWERNDSYEAKKQEKAQTLYRALERIIPDIRERVVLELIGTPLTHTHYLRRYQGTYGPAIAAGKGMFPSTHTPISGLYRVGDSTMPGIGVPAVAASGILCANSLVERSQTAELLAELK, encoded by the coding sequence ATGAACTCATCACTCTTAACTCAGCACTCAGCACTCAGTACTCAGCACTCTAAAAATGATGTCATAGTCATCGGTAGCGGTATTGGTGGGTTATGTGCTGCGGCGTTGCTTGCGCGGTATGGCAAGCGGGTAATTGTCTGTGAAAGCCATACAATTGCCGGTGGTGCAGCCCATAGCTTTAAACGACGAGGATTTGAATTTGATTCTGGCCCCTCTTTTTATTGTGGACTCTCAGGAACCCATAGTTTGAACCCGGTAAAACAAATTCTGGATGTTCTAGGGGAATCCCTTCAAGTTATACCTTATGATCCTTTAGGACACTACCATTTTCCTGAAGCGAGTATTGCAATTTACAGCAATTTTCAAAGATTGCATCAGGAGTTACAAACAATTACACCCCAAGGTGCAGCAGAGTTGCAGAATTTTGTCACCCGCTTGTTAGGTTTGTATGAGGGGATGAAAGATATACCGACTTTGGCTTTACGGGCTGATTGGCAGGTAATTTTTGTGTTACTGAATTATGTGCGATCGCTGGGTAAAATGTTACCGTACTTGCCTTTGGTACAGTCTTCAGCCGGCACTGTCATGGATGCCACTGTCAAAGACCCTTGGGTACGCAGACTCATCGATGTAGAATGTTTTCTACTTTCTGGTTTAAAGGCACATGGCACAATTGCCCCAGAAGTCGCTTTTATGTTGGGTGAACGGGGGCGTGGTGTAGAGTACCCAGTTGGAGGAAGCGCCGCAATTGTCAATGCTTTAGTGCGTGGGTTAGAACGCTGGGGTGGTAAGTTACGCTTAGGCTGTCACGTTGAGCAAATTTTGATTGAGTCGGGGAAAGCTGTAGGTGTGCGGCTAAAAAATGGCGAAATTCTGTCAGCACCGATTGTTATTTCCAACGCCACAATTTGGGATACTTACAATCAACTATTGCGTCCTGAAGATTTACCCACAGCTTACCGTCAAACTGCCTTGAATACACCCGCCGTTGATAGTTTCATTCATTTACATTTGGGTATTCGTGGCGATGGCTTAGAAAATTTAACAGGACATCACGTTGTAGTTCACGACTCTGATCAAGATATCACCACCCCTGGTAATACTTGCATGATTTCTATTCCTAGTGTGTGGGATGCAACCCTCGCACCAGAAGGACATCATGTAGTTCATGCTTACACCCTAGAACCCTTTGCTGGTTGGGAACGGAATGATAGTTATGAAGCCAAGAAACAAGAGAAAGCCCAAACTTTATATCGCGCCTTAGAGCGAATTATCCCCGATATTCGAGAACGTGTAGTGTTAGAACTGATCGGGACACCATTAACTCATACCCATTATTTACGAAGATATCAGGGAACCTATGGCCCGGCGATCGCTGCGGGTAAGGGGATGTTTCCTAGTACACACACGCCAATTTCTGGTTTATATCGTGTTGGTGATAGCACTATGCCCGGAATTGGTGTGCCAGCAGTTGCCGCTTCTGGTATTTTATGTGCAAATAGCTTGGTAGAGCGATCGCAAACAGCAGAGTTATTAGCAGAACTGAAATAA
- a CDS encoding restriction endonuclease subunit R produces the protein MTLLNARNLSLEEVHRLFGFQKQYNDSFSNLLSLEPISEEEQQELKQIQNDFDRYLTSGKVSEGQVKFLAVAPLLRLAGFYRYPIEILLEENIADIEIEDEDKIIKGRFDILAISKAKQTKPQAYFWLLLVESKNSQVDIFTGLPQLLTYAYKSLDNQKSAWGLTTNGRSYQFVYIEQGNPPVYQLLPLLNFMESMRAIELLQVLKAICQL, from the coding sequence ATGACATTACTTAATGCTCGTAATTTATCTTTAGAAGAAGTTCATCGGCTGTTTGGCTTTCAAAAACAGTATAATGACTCATTTTCTAACTTATTATCTTTAGAACCCATAAGCGAAGAAGAACAGCAAGAATTAAAGCAAATTCAAAATGATTTTGATAGATATCTTACTTCAGGCAAAGTTTCAGAAGGACAGGTAAAATTTCTAGCAGTCGCACCTTTACTGAGGTTGGCTGGCTTTTATCGCTATCCAATTGAAATCCTGTTAGAAGAAAACATTGCTGATATTGAGATAGAAGATGAAGACAAAATAATTAAAGGTAGATTTGATATTTTGGCGATTAGTAAAGCTAAACAGACAAAACCTCAAGCATATTTCTGGCTGCTATTAGTTGAATCTAAAAATAGTCAAGTTGATATATTTACTGGATTACCTCAATTACTAACGTACGCATATAAAAGTTTAGACAATCAGAAATCAGCGTGGGGTTTAACGACTAATGGTAGGAGTTATCAATTTGTCTATATAGAACAAGGAAACCCACCGGTTTATCAACTGCTACCGTTGTTAAATTTTATGGAATCTATGCGGGCAATAGAACTATTACAGGTTCTGAAAGCAATTTGTCAGTTATAA
- a CDS encoding four-helix bundle copper-binding protein — MMTESIITTVEATKESCIECHTTCIDTLKYCKNRGGQYIDMTMMSMMRDCAEMCMMCVNMINDGSEFMGNACSLCAEMCDRTAITCEQMSEDPTMRFCAAICRKCAEHCKAMALNSASYFRRASLVTEDVLSFR; from the coding sequence ATGATGACTGAATCTATAATTACAACCGTAGAAGCTACCAAAGAAAGCTGCATTGAATGTCACACTACTTGTATTGATACTCTCAAATACTGCAAAAATCGGGGCGGTCAATACATAGACATGACCATGATGTCGATGATGCGGGACTGTGCAGAAATGTGTATGATGTGCGTCAATATGATTAACGACGGTTCCGAGTTTATGGGTAATGCTTGTAGCTTGTGTGCGGAAATGTGCGATCGCACAGCAATAACTTGTGAACAAATGAGTGAAGACCCTACAATGAGATTCTGCGCTGCAATTTGCCGTAAATGTGCAGAACACTGCAAAGCAATGGCTTTAAATTCTGCTTCTTATTTTCGCAGAGCTAGTTTAGTTACAGAAGATGTGCTTTCATTTCGTTAA
- a CDS encoding adenylate/guanylate cyclase domain-containing protein codes for MTELTLRLQQGETETTITVNQNEFTIGRLPECDLYLPFGGISRKHALLRKKANGTWAIEDLGSKNGTQVNQSFVTATRDLQNGDIIWLGNVSLVVKLVNPIIPIKPPPPIADHNEQRTILRNVKQLQQQWIAAESQDDDITTKNKSIARLKDLVDIAKNLCAAASIEEIFSQVQQVVFRYLESIDRLALLIDVNGCNHLELVNAGTRHAAEKKYLAADGSWISRSICQKVFEEKVAIQTADTHKDERFAGEHSILVKGIRSAMAVPLWDENKVVGVLYADAHLSSYHWESDGAEELSFFSALANLVASSVQRWLLVEKLKTEEVIRHRLERYHSPAVVQQLISVGGLPDGRLPTTESEISIVFADLVGFTALSERLTPKAIAQLLNNLFEEMLQEVFAYGGTLDKYIGDCIMAFFGAPEPLLDHADRATAAAKGMLTRLQRLNAKGFWEEPLQLRIAINSGKAVVGDVGSSQRVDYTALGATINLAARMEAVCPPGECVISEATYQMLTDASDFKEMGDHRFKGIDRLVKVYQTKMS; via the coding sequence ATGACTGAACTTACACTGCGCCTACAACAAGGAGAAACAGAAACAACGATAACAGTGAATCAAAATGAATTCACCATTGGTCGTTTACCAGAATGTGACCTTTACTTACCGTTTGGTGGTATCTCCCGAAAACACGCGCTGTTACGAAAAAAAGCAAATGGTACATGGGCTATTGAAGATTTAGGTAGTAAAAATGGTACGCAAGTCAATCAAAGCTTTGTAACTGCCACACGAGATTTACAAAATGGCGATATTATTTGGTTAGGAAATGTCAGCTTAGTAGTAAAGTTGGTTAATCCAATCATCCCAATCAAGCCTCCACCACCAATTGCTGATCATAACGAACAAAGAACCATATTACGCAACGTCAAACAATTACAACAGCAATGGATAGCGGCCGAAAGTCAGGATGATGATATTACTACTAAAAACAAAAGCATTGCCCGCCTCAAAGACTTAGTAGATATTGCCAAAAATCTCTGTGCAGCAGCATCAATAGAAGAAATTTTTTCCCAAGTCCAACAAGTAGTGTTTCGTTATCTCGAAAGTATTGACCGCTTGGCTTTATTAATTGATGTGAATGGGTGCAATCATCTAGAATTAGTCAATGCTGGGACGAGACATGCTGCGGAAAAAAAATATTTAGCAGCTGATGGTAGTTGGATTAGTCGGAGTATTTGTCAAAAAGTATTTGAAGAAAAAGTCGCAATTCAAACTGCTGATACACACAAAGATGAAAGATTTGCCGGCGAACATAGTATTTTAGTCAAAGGTATTCGCAGTGCAATGGCTGTACCTTTGTGGGATGAAAATAAAGTGGTTGGTGTTCTTTATGCTGATGCCCATCTTTCTTCTTATCATTGGGAAAGCGATGGCGCAGAAGAACTCAGCTTTTTTTCGGCTTTGGCAAATTTGGTGGCTTCGAGTGTGCAGCGTTGGCTATTAGTAGAAAAACTCAAAACCGAAGAAGTAATTCGTCACCGCTTAGAACGTTATCATTCTCCCGCCGTTGTCCAGCAGTTAATTTCTGTGGGTGGTTTACCAGATGGACGTTTACCGACAACAGAAAGTGAAATTAGTATTGTCTTTGCAGATTTAGTTGGGTTTACAGCACTTTCAGAAAGATTAACACCAAAAGCGATCGCCCAACTATTAAATAATTTATTTGAAGAAATGCTGCAAGAAGTATTCGCCTACGGTGGCACTTTAGATAAATATATTGGCGATTGTATCATGGCATTTTTTGGCGCTCCCGAACCACTGCTAGACCATGCAGACCGCGCCACCGCCGCCGCCAAAGGAATGCTAACTCGTTTGCAAAGATTGAACGCCAAAGGTTTTTGGGAAGAACCTCTACAATTACGCATTGCAATTAACAGTGGTAAAGCCGTTGTCGGAGATGTTGGCAGTTCCCAAAGAGTAGATTACACCGCCCTAGGCGCTACCATTAACTTAGCCGCCCGAATGGAAGCTGTTTGTCCCCCTGGTGAATGTGTAATTAGTGAAGCCACCTATCAAATGTTGACAGATGCTTCAGATTTTAAAGAAATGGGCGACCATCGGTTTAAAGGTATTGATAGATTAGTCAAGGTTTATCAAACAAAAATGAGTTAA
- a CDS encoding ABC transporter permease: MNWWQRLKKNPLARFGAILLLIFYVAVIAADFVAPYDPYVSQPNGSLLPPTKIYWVSQTSGKFIGPHVYPTTQGNTDIKTGDRQLIVDSTKPSPLRLFVSGPEYRLLQLSLPLPPKWDEVTIFPGIPLTWHLFGADNNAKLNIFGTDDQGRDQFSRLLHGGRISLFIGIIGVIFTFPLGLLLGGISGYFGGWLDSVIMRFAEVLMTFPSIYLLVTLGAVLPPGLSSTQRFLLIVIITSVISWAGLARVVRGQVLSIKEREFVQAARAMGGNPLYIIVRHVLPQTATYIIISATLAVPSFIGSEAVLSLIGLGIQQPDPSWGNMLSLASNASILVLQPWLIWPPAVLIILTVLAFNLLGDGLRDALDPRSLQR, encoded by the coding sequence ATGAATTGGTGGCAAAGACTCAAGAAAAACCCTTTGGCGCGGTTTGGGGCAATTTTGCTGTTAATTTTCTATGTAGCGGTGATTGCGGCTGATTTTGTTGCTCCTTATGACCCTTATGTATCACAACCAAATGGTTCACTGCTACCACCAACAAAAATTTATTGGGTTTCCCAAACCTCTGGTAAATTTATCGGCCCCCATGTTTACCCGACGACTCAAGGTAACACTGATATTAAGACAGGCGATCGCCAGTTAATTGTAGACTCAACAAAGCCATCTCCTCTGCGTTTATTTGTCTCTGGGCCAGAATACCGCCTGTTGCAGTTAAGTTTACCCCTACCCCCCAAATGGGATGAAGTCACAATTTTTCCCGGTATCCCCTTAACTTGGCATTTATTTGGTGCAGATAATAACGCTAAATTAAATATTTTCGGCACTGATGACCAAGGACGCGACCAATTCAGCCGCTTGCTACATGGTGGTCGCATTAGTTTATTTATCGGCATTATTGGCGTAATTTTTACCTTCCCCCTCGGTTTGTTGTTGGGGGGAATTTCGGGCTATTTTGGTGGCTGGCTAGATAGCGTCATTATGCGCTTTGCAGAAGTATTAATGACTTTTCCCAGTATTTATCTATTGGTGACATTAGGCGCAGTTTTACCACCAGGGTTAAGTAGTACCCAACGCTTTTTATTAATTGTGATTATTACATCTGTAATTAGTTGGGCTGGTTTAGCAAGGGTAGTTCGCGGACAAGTACTTTCGATTAAAGAACGAGAATTTGTCCAGGCTGCACGGGCAATGGGTGGTAATCCTCTTTACATTATTGTGCGTCATGTTCTGCCGCAAACTGCTACTTATATAATTATTTCCGCAACTTTAGCCGTTCCGAGTTTTATAGGTTCTGAAGCAGTTTTAAGTTTAATTGGTTTAGGTATTCAACAGCCTGATCCTTCTTGGGGAAATATGCTTTCCCTCGCCAGCAATGCTTCAATTTTGGTACTTCAACCTTGGTTAATTTGGCCGCCAGCCGTGTTGATTATTTTGACAGTATTAGCATTTAACTTACTTGGTGATGGTTTAAGAGATGCCCTTGATCCTCGCAGTTTGCAAAGATAA
- the kdpC gene encoding K(+)-transporting ATPase subunit C encodes MVIIREALRAMRMTLILWLLTALIYPLAILIIGQGLFPFQANGSIVLNIDDKPIGSTLIGQIFTDDRYFQGRPSAVRYSQGRKAKPNGISGGSNLAPSNPELLNRVTEQATQYQEQSIQPSEDLIYTSGSGIDPHISLKAAREQLPRVANARGIKEDDIIPLLNKFTDGRFLWIFGEPGINILRLNYALDLQDINRKLNQ; translated from the coding sequence ATGGTAATTATTCGAGAAGCTCTCAGAGCAATGCGTATGACGCTGATATTATGGTTGCTAACAGCATTAATTTATCCTTTAGCAATCTTAATTATCGGTCAAGGTTTATTTCCGTTTCAAGCTAATGGCAGCATCGTGTTAAATATAGATGATAAGCCCATTGGCTCAACTTTAATTGGTCAGATATTTACAGACGATCGCTATTTTCAAGGTCGTCCCAGCGCCGTCAGATATAGTCAAGGCAGAAAGGCAAAACCCAATGGTATATCCGGCGGTAGTAATCTCGCTCCCAGTAATCCAGAGTTGCTCAACCGCGTAACTGAACAAGCTACTCAATATCAAGAACAAAGTATTCAACCAAGTGAAGATTTAATTTATACCTCTGGTTCAGGTATAGATCCACATATTTCCCTCAAAGCCGCCAGAGAACAACTACCAAGAGTAGCTAATGCCCGTGGTATCAAAGAAGATGACATCATACCTTTACTAAATAAGTTTACTGATGGCAGATTTTTATGGATTTTCGGCGAACCAGGAATTAATATTCTCCGCTTGAATTATGCTCTTGATTTGCAAGATATTAATCGCAAGTTAAATCAATGA
- a CDS encoding potassium-transporting ATPase subunit F, whose translation MNKEFMDLRRQWRKQKFFIGILIVIGINLGLSRVVYAASNNTLQIQFTWAYGVLSAILLGLIIYLFVVFFQPERF comes from the coding sequence ATGAATAAAGAGTTTATGGATTTAAGGCGACAATGGCGTAAACAAAAATTTTTTATCGGCATTCTGATTGTAATTGGAATTAATTTAGGACTTTCTCGTGTAGTTTATGCAGCTAGTAATAACACCTTACAAATTCAATTTACTTGGGCGTATGGTGTTTTATCTGCCATTCTTTTAGGGCTAATTATTTACTTATTTGTGGTGTTTTTTCAGCCAGAACGCTTTTAA
- the kdpB gene encoding potassium-transporting ATPase subunit KdpB codes for MNQVAPTQKSKNTKLRPSDRRQARKKARIDNKGIYLRAIKDAFIKLNPIAAIKNPVMFVVWIGTLITLAVTIDPNLFGPTQQRNPQLFNGILTGILFFTVWFANFAEAVAEGRGKAQADALRSTQSETIAKKLASDGSISEVPSTSLRQGDNVYIVAGDIIPADGEVIMGVASVDESAITGESAPVLKESGSDVASSVTGGTRIISDELIIRVTADPGKGFIDRMITLVEGAERSKTPNEVALTVLLSVLSLIFLFVVATLPAFAYYVQSPISIPVLIALLVALIPTTIGGLLSAIGIAGMDRVAQYNVIATSGRAVEACGDVNTLVLDKTGTITLGNRLAEEFIPINGHSMQEVAYIALIASIFDDTPEGKSIVRLAERLGARLDFDPSRASAVDFSAKTRMSGTNLANGREVRKGAVGAIQGFVRSRNGRDTPELDTAYQRISQQGGTPLAVCLDQEIYGVIYLKDIVKPGIRERFAQIRRMGVYTIMLTGDNHITASVIAQEAGVDDFIAEATPEDKISVIQKEQAEGKLVAMTGDGSNDAPALAQANVGVAMNTGTQAAKEAANMVDLDSDPTKLIDIISIGKQLLITRGALTTFSIANDIAKYFAIIPVIFAAANLQSLNIMNLTSTNSAVLSALIYNALIIPALIPLALKGVKFRPLTANQLLKRNILIYGLGGLIAPFIAIKIIDLLITAVGLA; via the coding sequence ATGAACCAAGTGGCACCTACCCAGAAATCAAAAAACACAAAACTGCGTCCGAGCGATCGCCGTCAGGCGCGGAAAAAGGCCAGAATCGATAACAAAGGAATTTATTTGAGAGCCATCAAGGATGCTTTTATCAAGCTCAATCCCATCGCCGCCATTAAAAATCCGGTGATGTTTGTGGTGTGGATTGGTACGCTGATTACCTTGGCTGTAACGATTGATCCCAACTTATTCGGCCCCACCCAACAGCGAAATCCTCAACTGTTTAACGGTATCCTCACCGGAATTTTGTTTTTTACAGTGTGGTTTGCTAATTTTGCTGAAGCTGTCGCCGAAGGACGTGGTAAAGCCCAAGCCGATGCCTTGCGATCGACCCAATCAGAAACCATCGCCAAAAAACTCGCCTCTGATGGTTCAATCTCCGAAGTTCCTTCCACTAGCCTCAGACAAGGTGACAATGTATATATTGTGGCTGGTGATATCATCCCCGCCGATGGGGAAGTAATTATGGGTGTCGCCTCGGTGGATGAATCAGCCATTACCGGCGAATCTGCACCAGTCCTCAAAGAATCAGGTTCAGACGTAGCGAGTTCCGTGACAGGTGGCACACGCATCATCTCTGACGAATTAATCATCCGCGTCACAGCTGATCCCGGTAAAGGTTTTATTGATCGGATGATTACATTAGTCGAAGGTGCAGAACGCAGCAAAACACCCAACGAAGTTGCTTTAACAGTATTACTGTCCGTATTAAGCTTAATATTCCTGTTTGTTGTGGCCACCTTGCCAGCCTTTGCCTACTACGTTCAAAGTCCAATTAGCATCCCTGTTTTAATTGCTTTATTAGTCGCCTTGATCCCCACAACCATCGGTGGTTTACTCAGCGCCATTGGGATTGCAGGTATGGATCGAGTCGCCCAATATAATGTGATTGCTACCTCTGGACGAGCAGTGGAAGCCTGTGGTGATGTTAATACGTTAGTTTTAGATAAAACCGGCACAATTACCCTGGGTAATCGTTTAGCGGAAGAATTTATTCCGATTAACGGTCATTCTATGCAGGAAGTGGCTTATATTGCCTTAATTGCCAGCATCTTTGACGATACACCCGAAGGTAAATCGATTGTGCGGCTGGCAGAAAGATTAGGCGCAAGACTAGATTTTGATCCCAGTCGCGCCAGTGCCGTGGACTTTTCTGCTAAAACCCGGATGAGTGGTACAAATTTAGCCAATGGACGAGAAGTCCGCAAAGGTGCAGTCGGAGCAATTCAAGGATTTGTGCGATCGCGCAACGGTCGAGATACTCCAGAATTAGATACTGCATACCAGCGAATCTCCCAACAAGGAGGTACACCCCTAGCAGTTTGCTTAGATCAAGAAATTTACGGTGTCATCTATCTCAAAGATATTGTTAAACCCGGTATTCGTGAGCGTTTTGCCCAGATACGCCGGATGGGTGTGTATACTATCATGCTCACCGGAGACAACCATATTACTGCATCTGTAATTGCCCAAGAAGCTGGTGTCGATGATTTTATTGCTGAAGCCACCCCAGAAGATAAAATCAGCGTCATTCAAAAAGAACAAGCCGAAGGCAAATTAGTAGCCATGACAGGCGACGGAAGTAACGACGCTCCCGCCTTAGCACAGGCAAATGTGGGTGTCGCTATGAATACAGGTACACAAGCAGCTAAAGAAGCCGCCAACATGGTAGATTTGGACTCTGATCCCACCAAACTCATCGATATTATCAGTATTGGTAAACAATTGCTGATTACCCGTGGGGCATTAACCACATTCTCAATTGCTAATGATATTGCTAAGTATTTTGCAATTATCCCGGTAATTTTTGCAGCCGCTAATCTGCAAAGTCTCAATATTATGAATTTAACTAGTACTAATTCGGCTGTGCTATCGGCATTAATTTATAATGCGTTGATTATTCCGGCATTAATTCCCTTGGCTTTAAAAGGCGTAAAATTCCGCCCGTTGACAGCGAATCAATTATTAAAACGTAATATTTTAATTTATGGCTTAGGTGGGTTAATTGCACCATTTATTGCCATTAAAATTATAGATTTGTTGATTACCGCAGTCGGCTTGGCATAG